A window of the Osmia lignaria lignaria isolate PbOS001 chromosome 2, iyOsmLign1, whole genome shotgun sequence genome harbors these coding sequences:
- the LOC117608689 gene encoding uncharacterized protein LOC117608689 isoform X3 encodes MKSSSKKEDTDKKKKYVFFSDPDIIVQCAEASVAAAQALECEQKPDHITKQIPKDKLSNLPIEFNLKDFKNLYHPIQPYPFTFINAVKRKLALDNGSEVCKKAYDQNNKNLPESSITVLKPDSDQNLQKMDFIRPLKVPDLKISAKKLDFSDRESSVSKDVISPKFETPSKELIHERADKPTKSFERVQRRLDFSTSDVSSTINSEVEPLRVPNISMSSNLSRKKDYIRENSREKENRSKRIRKDDSLSFKQDEATQDFFKRSRSPRHVSRKDFSNNVCENASVVKLKSDRLPLYIPRESDFALTKPKTKNFATSTVKKTNDKRHRSSNTRSLKSRDVSLESKNRSCSNESLSEYSSKLSDKVTIRESRNMFEHFDYRYNDDLHMLKQANDQKHIFSMENRQVKQHKVTYQSQAKIENVPFKEQTKRLSEKIKPSINKMDNKIYIINSKESEGVESVTDSNTIVRTQSPSIISIQQVKNKDSEKVAQNINILKSNKNNEDLKYTDDSSSQCIATNTKKEEESYTQSIGTIKSATSNSNESNLNDSSILSDKLLDPRRISFRDENRSQEEFCNLVTPDMNLIPRSKRKRQFIQNSNIEVDPKCSKHNTGKIETEKEGIPLHNQLSDQVKLHFSKDEKNVDNMEHCNEIKSHASVSTDKAFPNTMHHTSQTTGNKFDNFSTLSKPAVKAVEVQTQTVNDIATQTDMRSTRRNVQSRCSEICGTPYERGFVGDSEIPQLSLDSVEQFEDLDQIEEISLPSKLRTLSEISLHETTSSIRTETGTEISISTRDVTCSFNKYLDLEIAQLIKDEKQRYDKIEMLFKSREKTLNDQTKKLVKLEEQKRALKDTGQDSRVSSVKKKQRALLLKLQQEKDEMNRLKELHKIASQERKLMLQKQRNMFNPQMSTKNILTKLKRSADSQSPRRLSGPMKGYDIRSNSSMSSLVDSDKSQHDRSQTDTRLQMSENELHFSKIDLPKSNKFTNFVEESNAPFSRFDKPNEPIQGNISPEKCPYKIQKDGTKSKYEIKSRKFEEKMPKADILRLKSHQHSSDPTLMSSHSMSSPGKYIFEKDKSPDVSELLQQNLSKSMSEQIKSESDTLIEELSKKSKSSQMIDNHFQNIISPRERESLKTTGMNSESAPEEISSLSQDTVSKTSKSSQVSEDILQTHSKSSKKGSKSIPTDMSKKTQYSSESKSNFKRKSSKCQKSKSSSSSILTENILRSKSNSQTSEELIKHHNKRTKMEKEFIQCDKNNENALLDNMDYNENQSSLQTVTRHSKSAKDNNFKLLTNGIDNYESKENENSIPQEKIEHSLGNVSVKSQISNFAISRHSSGESDKNYSKSVVVRSQDQNLKTSKKLEQILNAREAALTSRKNCVEEWMAWHAKLRNEEDRVARMEQAALKLVTATSNVFSQQERSVCPFVDTTISSDTSDVEGRIELLTEKLAERRIEMSRLKREARKQTKQKLRALEANLLNQIKKYDTTIHEMRRKLESKKVSTKDSDKLAIESKSLADFKVPEIPLKKIQDIFKNNDLLRSRSESDLLCTESLSMKDCMKNINLTRNKNIETEYDKSDSERIIKSSRHTRISEHLNSPKASTVFDESISEQIEIDRVGSASMSSISDDIEEMPIKSVISEAKKTNTSEEVKTEISDAKSETDILTQSEVKFSENETIQSDTREYKSDFDTVSEQSRGRSISSVANKIQDIERSHVHSDRSNIQSSNAQVNAESAHQILDFSKKLDSLCLSNQNLNEDISSLENELKILSEMMSRFNDKSNEGTKQELQNEERSTSKDISEMLSKSDRNTEVTSEDKSVDAQLYKKEINSDISQYLTNSAKLKSVTNISDNKSIVEKVDNVMSAIIPPDEISFSKSNQEIDYKARSKEILNEIEKSIISEHIKVSENDLNRSDILTENNNLNGTNTRSLSEIYSKTPQGKESVSNVQSEAVYLTEEDIDTDTAENLINSHNSGNHHALEFNKSSPISLEQSNLRKNDDNSLDLYPINNVLTPRIHSEHNSDTSSVKLARSISKQAPVIDRETKSIENFEEPLESYTNDRQQSTSEIHSLSKADSPKLISNESKEFSNNNRNEISFIQDENIDLKVSSLVELDKISKYDTSFNNKEISNDESEIKQISTDKSPVDKDVTNSPWKKSHYSKDASHLTDSSKHQILEENTINDIEGIFSFIPNRETTNIDQRDINFDDTVLDSVDSYKEQDQDDTVHSIETDNFQKAIYDSVVKILDKVEKSIEDSSIKEKIESHSEVTENKNEIKITGDEEVTLISGSFNLKDTLQQNENRQSVSLDTRDNKNTNENVAINKIHIDLIMGLNLRTEMKHDEDIYDIENKSRDIVITELEPGSEESESLSELEIDAKVELAEEEPMETNDQKDKIETGIKIVQEYKSLEPILEQDSSDGEQLDNLVEVAESSLDVIEKEIEHSVTELDCISLDKTDAQSIEVQGNEIQNQKDPTTSVFVNDLKPVISCEVITSNSPNNIVNKTFDILKDPEYEDISEESLEVSEIFDKSELQRSAVIQKSSSIPEKYEAIHKSEEVLKILDEITQKSFRNFEYNVHKFQDDKHVSEDSEKSQTEISDKDSIMSSKVDDKVVGSSEKKNDLNNETSKEIVSLNDLEEREKREQDALSESSDCRNTPKDVSEIEIDSSRDPNDSRLDIDGLNDDLLSNSNVENENVDSKNTYHAAPIVATSEKDIEVMIDKLKASLEQPGVDVADWEAKLLRIEQLQIELEIKKLEAEEVSYYVREIPNKPPPPYTPPGGGGRISTSLGSPSPPPAVIPSNIDELTAFTEKATAIIFKAKEAGEDIMRLEAPLEICELTKENDETVKKDRRIYNTFLFDLCKETIAEVYQAEYEKPGPSWTKPNVKTKPIMKIPKTLEELNAYVNKEVATLFGFKTKLQRENMVMRWSRKRRDRVDELLAREAQAEEDEWTRFHHDELAVKNGLTVTILDTLIMETLNVVKVAYAKKRKVMV; translated from the exons ATGAAAAGCAGCTCTAAGAAGGAAGATactgataagaaaaagaaatatgtgtTTTTTTCTGATCCAGATATTATTGTTCAGTGTGCTGAAGCATCTGTTGCA GCAGCTCAAGCTCTTGAATGCGAACAAAAACCAGATCACATTACTAAGCAAATACCTAAGGACAAACTATCAAACTTGCCAATTGAATTTAACTTgaaagattttaaaaatttatatcatcCTATACAACCATATCCTTTTACATTTATAAATGCTGTCAAACGGAAGCTGGCTTTAGACAATGGTTCAGAAGTTTGTAAAAAAGCATATGatcagaataataaaaatctacCTGAATCATCTATAACAGTATTAAAGCCAGATAGTGATCAGAATTTACAAAAGATGGATTTTATAAGGCCACTAAAAGTTCcagatttgaaaatttctgcaaAAAAATTAGATTTCTCTGACAGAGAAAGTTCTGTATCAAAAGATGTAATATCACCAAAATTTGAAACACCTTCAAAAGAATTGATACATGAAAGAGCAGATAAACCAACAAAGAGTTTTGAAAGAGTTCAAAGAAGATTAGACTTCTCAACGTCAGATGTTTCATCAACAATCAACAGCGAGGTAGAGCCATTGAGGGTCCCAAATATTTCTATGTCATCAAATTTATCAAGAAAAAAAGACTACATTAGAGAAAATTCTCGAGAAAAGGAGAACCGATCTAAAAGAATTAGAAAAGACGATTCTTTATCCTTCAAGCAAGATGAAGCAACACAAGACTTTTTTAAAAGATCTAGAAGCCCAAGGCATGTTTCTAGAAAAGACTTCTCTAATAACGTGTGCGAGAATGCATCAGTTGTAAAATTAAAGAGCGATAGATTGCCATTGTACATACCAAGAGAGAGTGATTTTGCTTTAACAAAaccaaaaacaaaaaattttgcAACTTCAACTGTTAAAAAGACCAATGACAAGAGGCATAGATCTAGTAATACTAGATCTTTAAAATCAAGAGATGTTTCTTTGGAATCTAAGAATAGATCTTGCAGTAACGAGTCACTTTCCGAGTATTCTTCAAAATTATCAGACAAAGTTACAATTAGAGAGTCTAGAAACATGTTTGAACATTTCGATTATAGATACAATGACGATCTACATATGTTAAAACAGGCTAACGATCAGAAACATATATTTTCTATGGAAAACAGACAAGTAAAACAGCACAAAGTAACATATCAGTCTCAAgcgaaaattgaaaatgtaccTTTCAAAGAGCAAACTAAAAGACTGTCAGAAAAAATAAAACCTTCTATAAATAAAATGgataacaaaatatatattataaattcgaAAGAATCGGAAGGTGTTGAAAGTGTGACGGATTCAAATACAATTGTACGAACTCAAAGCCCAAGTATTATTTCTATACAGCAAGTAAAAAACAAGGATTCCGAAAAAGTTgcacaaaatattaatatacttaaatcgaataaaaataatgaagatcTAAAATATACAGATGATTCTTCGTCACAGTGTATTGCTACAaacacaaaaaaagaagaagaatcgtaTACACAAAGTATTGGTACAATTAAATCAGCAACAAGTAATAGTAATGAATCTAATTTAAACGATAGCAGTATCTTATCTGATAAATTATTAGATCCAAGAAGAATTTCATTCAGAGATGAAAACCGTTCGCAAgaggaattttgtaatttagtaACTCCGGATATGAATCTCATACCGCGATCTAAACGAAAAAGgcaatttatacaaaatagtaACATAGAAGTTGATCCTAAATGTTCAAAACATAATACCGGTAAAattgaaacagaaaaagaaggaaTTCCATTG CATAACCAACTGAGTGACCAAGTGAAATTACATTTCTCtaaggatgaaaagaatgttgaTAACATGGAACATTGTAATGAAATTAAATCACATGCAAGTGTTTCTACTGACAAAG CATTTCCAAATACGATGCATCATACAAGTCAAACTACAGGAAATAAGTTTGACAATTTTAGTACGTTAAGTAAACCAGCAGTTAAAGCTGTGGAAGTACAAACTCAAACGGTAAATGATATAGCAACACAAACAGATATGCGTTCAACTCGACGAAATGTACAGAGTAGATGTTCAGAAATATGTGGAACCCCGTATGAACGAGGATTTGTTGGAGACAGCGAAATTCCACAACTTTCGTTAGATTCAGTGGAACAGTTTGAAGACTTAGATCAGATAGAAGAGATATCATTGCCTAGTAAATTAAGAACATTGTCAGAAATAAGTTTACACGAAACTACGTCATCTATACGAACAGAAACTGGAACCGAGATTAGTATTTCCACTCGAGATGTAACTTGttcttttaataaatacttAGACCTAGAA ATTGCACAGTTGATCAAAGATGAGAAACAAAGGTACGATAAAAtagaaatgttatttaaatcTCGCGAAAAAACATTAAATGATCAAACGAAAAAATTAGTCAAATTGGAAGAGCAAAAGCGAGCATTAAAAGATACTGGCCAGGATAGCAGAGTTAGTTCTGTAAAAAAGAAGCAAAGAGCTCTGTTGTTAAAATTACAACAAGAAAAGGATGAAATGAACAG aTTGAAAGAACTACATAAAATTGCAAGCCAAGAGCGTAAACTTATGTTGCAAAAACAAAGGAATATGTTCAACCCTCAAATGTCAACTAAaaacattttaacaaaattaaaaaggaGTGCGGATAGTCAGTCGCCAAGACGATTATCTGGTCCAATGAAGGGTTATGATATAAGAAGTAATAGCTCTATGAGTTCTTTAGTTGATTCTGACAAATCTCAACATGATAGATCTCAGACAGATACGCGTTTgcaaatgtccgaaaacgagtTACATTTCTCTAAAATTGATTTACCGAAAAGTAATAAATTCACGAATTTCGTTGAAGAATCTAACGCACCATTTTCAAGGTTTGATAAACCTAATGAACCCATTCAGGGTAACATATCTCCAGAAAAGTGTCCTTATAAGATACAAAAAGATGGAACCAAATCAAAGTATGAGATAAAATCAagaaagtttgaagaaaaaatgCCTAAAGCAGATATTTTAAGGCTGAAATCGCATCAGCATTCTTCTGATCCAACTCTGATGTCAAGTCATTCCATGAGCAGTcctggaaaatatattttcgaaaaaGACAAATCTCCCGATGTTTCGGAACTGCTACAACAGAATTTAAGTAAATCTATGTCTGAACAAATTAAATCAGAATCGGATACTTTAATAGAAGAGTTGTCAAAGAAATCGAAATCTTCTCAAATGATAGataatcattttcaaaatataatatcGCCAAGAGAACGAGAGTCTTTGAAAACTACTGGCATGAATAGCGAAAGTGCTCCAGAAGAAATAAGTTCTCTCAGCCAAGACACTGTGTCGAAAACATCAAAATCATCACAAGTTTCTGAGGATATTTTACAGACGCATTCAAAAAGTTCTAAAAAGGGTAGTAAATCAATTCCAACTGATATGTCTAAAAAGACTCAGTACAGTTCAGAATCCAAATCAAACTTTAAACGTAAAAGTTCAAAATGTCAGAAAAGCAAATCGTCATCGTCAAGTATACTTACAGAAAATATATTAAGGTCTAAATCGAATTCTCAGACATCAGAGGAGTTGATTAAACATCACAACAAACGAACAAAAATGGAGAAAGAATTTATTCAGTGTGACAAGAATAATGAGAATGCACTGTTGGACAATATGGATTATAATGAAAATCAGAGTTCTTTACAAACTGTAACTAGGCACTCAAAATCTGCAAAAGATAACAATTTTAAACTATTAACTAACGGAATAGATAATTATGAAAGTAAAGAGAATGAAAATTCTATTCCTCAAGAGAAGATTGAGCACAGTTTAGGCAATGTTTCTGTAAAATCTCAAATTAGTAACTTTGCAATATCTCGCCATAGTTCTGGAGAAAGTGACAAAAATTACTCCAAGTCTGTGGTTGTTAGATCGCAAGATCAAAACCTGAAGACTTCCAAGAAACTTGAACA AATATTAAACGCGCGTGAAGCTGCGCTTACATCACGGAAAAACTGTGTGGAAGAGTGGATGGCCTGGCATGCAAAATTGAGAAACGAAGAAGACCGTGTTGCACGAATGGAACAAGCTGCTCTTAAACTTGTAACAGCAACCTCCAACGTTTTCTCTCAACAAg AGAGGAGTGTATGTCCCTTTGTAGATACTACCATTTCATCCGATACCAGCGATGTCGAAGGAAGAATAGAATTACTTACTGAAAAATTAGCAGAGCGACGAATAGAAATGTCACGTTTGAAAAGGGAAGCCAGAAAACAAACGAAACAGAAACTTCGAGCCTTGGAAGCGAATTTATTAAATCAAATTAAG aAATACGACACAACGATCCACGAAATGCGTAGAAAATTGGAGTCGAAAAAGGTATCTACTAAGGATAGCGATAAGTTAGCGATAGAGTCTAAATCGCTGGCAGATTTTAAAGTACCTGAGATTCCTTTAAAGAAGATTCaggatatatttaaaaataatgatttattGAGATCCAGATCAGAGTCTGATTTGTTATGTACAGAAAGTTTGTCGATGAAAGATtgcatgaaaaatataaatttaacgaggaacaaaaatattgaaactgAGTATGATAAAAGTGATTCGGAAAGGATAATCAAATCCTCTAGGCATACAAGAATCTCAGAACATTTGAATTCCCCCAAAGCGAGTACTGTCTTTGATGAAAGTATATCCGAACAAATTGAGATTGATAGAGTTGGCTCTGCTTCGATGTCGTCGATTTCCGACGATATTGAGGAAATGCCAATTAAGTCAGTCATATCAGAAGCAAAGAAAACTAACACTTCAGAAGAAGTTAAAACTGAAATAAGCGATGCAAAGTCTGAGACTGATATACTTACGCAATCAGAAGTAAAGTTCTCtgaaaatgaaacaattcaATCTGACACAAGAGAATATAAATCTGATTTTGATACAGTTTCCGAACAGTCCAGAGGAAGAAGTATTTCATCTGTAGCTAACAAAATACAAGATATTGAACGCTCTCATGTACATTCGGACAGATCCAATATTCAGAGCTCTAATGCCCAGGTTAACGCTGAGTCTGCTCATCAAATTCTAGATTTTTCCAAGAAATTGGACTCTCTGTGCCTCAGTAATCAAAACCTGAACGAAGATATAAGTTCACTAGAAAATGAACTGAAAATACTTTCAGAAATGATGTCACGTTTTAATGACAAATCAAATGAAGGAACAAAACAAGAATTACAAAATGAAGAAAGGAGTACGTCAAAGGATATATCAGAAATGCTATCCAAGTCGGATAGAAATACGGAAGTCACGTCAGAGGATAAAAGCGTAGATGcacaattatataaaaaagagaTTAATTCTGATATATCACAGTACTTAACGAATAGCGCAAAATTAAAATCAGTTACTAATATTAGTGACAATAAGAGTATAGTAGAAAAAGTTGACAATGTCATGTCTGCTATAATTCCTCCAGATGAAATATCTTTCTCTAAATCGAATCAAGAAATTGATTACAAAGCAAGAAGTaaggaaattttaaatgaaattgaaaagtcaATAATATCAGAACATATTAAAGTTAGCGAGAATGATTTAAATCGTTCAGATATATTAACTGAGAATAACAATTTAAATGGAACTAATACAAGATCATTGTCTGAAATTTATTCAAAGACACCTCAAGGGAAAGAAAGTGTAAGCAACGTACAATCTGAGGCAGTATATCTTACCGAAGAAGATATCGACACAGATACtgcagaaaatttaattaactctcaTAATTCAGGAAATCATCATGCATTAGAATTTAATAAAAGTTCCCCAATTTCTTTGGAACAGTCCAATTTAAGGAAAAATGATGATAATTCATTAGATCTTTACCCAATAAACAATGTACTTACGCCACGAATTCATTCTGAACATAATAGTGACACAAGTTCTGTAAAACTTGCACGTAGTATTAGCAAACAAGCACCAGTTATAGACCGTGAAACTAAATCAATTGAAAACTTTGAAGAACCTTTGGAGAGTTATACAAACGATCGACAGCAAAGCACAAGTGAAATTCATTCACTATCAAAAGCTGATAGTCCTAAATTAATATCTAACGAGTCCAAAGAATTTAGTAATAACaacagaaatgaaatttcatttatacaagaTGAAAATATAGATTTGAAAGTATCGTCTCTAGTGGAACTCGATAAAATATCTAAATATGATACGAGCTTTAATAACAAAGAAATTAGTAACGATGaaagtgaaataaaacaaatttccacagataaaagTCCCGTTGATAAAGATGTTACTAATTCTCCCTGGAAAAAATCTCATTATTCAAAAGATGCATCTCATTTAACTGACAGTTCTAAACATCAAATTTTGGAGGAGAACACAATTAATGATATAGAAGGTATATTCTCGTTTATACCGAATAGGGAAACTACAAATATTGATCAGCGTGacattaattttgatgataCGGTGTTAGATTCTGTAGATAGCTATAAAGAACAGGATCAAGATGATACTGTACACAGCATTGAAACTGATAATTTCCAAAAAGCCATTTATGATTCTGTGGTCAAAATATTGGataaagttgagaaaagtatTGAGGATAGTTCGATAAAAGAGAAAATCGAAAGTCATTCTGAGGTtacagaaaataaaaacgaaataaaaattacaggaGACGAAGAAGTTACATTAATTTCCGGTAGTTTCAACTTAAAGGATACATTAcaacaaaatgaaaatagacAATCTGTTTCTTTGGATACTAGAGACAATAAAAATACTAATGAAAATGTagcaattaataaaattcatattgaTCTTATCATGGGTCTTAATTTACGTACAGAAATGAAACACGACGAGGATATATATGACATTGAAAATAAATCCCGAGATATTGTTATAACAGAATTAGAACCAGGAAGCGAGGAAAGTGAGAGTTTGTCAGAACTTGAAATTGATGCTAAAGTAGAATTAGCAGAGGAGGAACCTATGGAAACGAATGATCAGAAAGATAAAATAGAAACAGGAATAAAAATAGTGCAAGAATACAAATCCTTAGAACCCATATTAGAACAAGATAGTTCTGATGGCGAACAACTTGATAACTTGGTAGAAGTAGCTGAAAGTAGTTTAGAtgttatagaaaaagaaattgaacatTCAGTCACCGAATTGGATTGTATATCTCTTGATAAAACTGATGCTCAATCTATTGAAGTTCAGGGTAATGAAATACAGAATCAGAAGGATCCAACTACTTCTGTATTTGTAAATGATCTTAAACCAGTAATAAGCTGTGAAGTAATTACATCTAATTCACCGAATAATATAGTAAACAAAACATTTGATATTTTGAAAGATCCGGAGTATGAAGACATTTCTGAAGAAAGTCTTGAGGTGTCTGAGATATTCGATAAAAGTGAACTTCAGAGATCTGCTGTTATTCAGAAGTCATCCTCTATACCAGAAAAATATGAAGCAATACATAAGTCGGAGGAAGTATTGAAAATACTGGATGAAATTACTCAAAAATCTTTCAGGAATTTCGAATACAATGTACATAAGTTTCAGGATGATAAGCATGTTTCTGAAGATAGTGAGAAGTCACAAACAGAAATTTCTGATAAGGATAGTATTATGTCTTCAAAGGTTGATGATAAAGTTGTGGGTAGtagtgaaaagaaaaatgatttgaaTAATGAGACGTCTAAAGAAATAGTTAGCTTAAATGATTTGGAAGAACGAGAAAAACGAGAGCAGGATGCGTTGTCCGAATCGAGCGACTGCAGAAATACACCAAAGGATGTATCAGAAATCGAGATAGATTCTTCTCGTGATCCTAATGATTCAAGATTAGACATTGATGGCTTAAATGATGATTTATTAAGTAACAGCAAtgtggaaaatgaaaatgtagatTCAAAGAATACGTACCATGCCGCTCCTATTGTTGCAACATCAGAAAAGGATATAGAGGTCATGATAGATAAATTGAAAg CATCATTGGAACAACCTGGTGTGGATGTTGCAGATTGGGAAGCAAAACTGCTTCGAATTGAACAACTTCAAATTGAATTGGAg ATTAAGAAATTAGAAGCAGAAGAAGTTTCTTACTACGTCAGAGAAATACCTAACAAACCACCACCTCCTTACACACCACCTGGGGGTGGCGGAAGAATTTCTACATCCCTTGGATCACCTTCTCCTCCTCCAGCTGTGATTCCTTCAAACATAGACGAATTAACAGCGTTTACTGAGAAAGCTACAGCGATTATATTCAAAGCCAAGGAAGCTGGAGAAGATATTATGAGATTAGAAGCTCCTTTGGAAATATGCGAGTTAACCAAAGAGAACGACGAGACTGTTAAGAAAGATAGAAGAATTTATAACACGTTTCTGTTTGATCTGTGCAAAGAAACGATCGCCGAGGTTTATCAAGCCGAGTATGAGAAACCAGGTCCAAGTTGGACGAAGCCAAACGTGAAAACGAAACCAATTATGAAGATTCCCAAAACTTTAGAAGAACTTAACGCCTATGTGAATAAAGAGGTGGCTACGTTGTTTGGTTTCAAGACGAAATTACAACGGGAAAATATGGTGATGCGTTGGAGCAGAAAACGAAGGGACAGAGTCGACGAATTGCTGGCCAGAGAGGCCCAAGCCGAGGAAGACGAATGGACCAGGTTTCATCATGATGAACTAGCGGTTAAAAATGGTCTCACCGTAACTATATTGGATACTTTGATCATGGAAACTCTGAATGTGGTTAAAGTGGCATAcgcaaagaaaaggaaagtaatGGTTTAA